A DNA window from Parabacteroides johnsonii DSM 18315 contains the following coding sequences:
- the pdxA gene encoding 4-hydroxythreonine-4-phosphate dehydrogenase PdxA produces the protein MEERLVKVGITHGDINGIGYEVILKTLSDTRITELCTPVIYGSSKIAAYHRKALELPAVNLSIIAQAEDAGVNRVNVINCVDDETKVELCQSTTVAGEAAYLALEAAVTDLKRGAVDVLVTAPINKHNIQNEQFHFPGHTEYLEQCFGGLGKKALMILMKDNLRVALVTGHIPLAQVASKITVEDIVSKLRIFNQSLKQDFGIVRPRIAVLSLNPHAGDAGLLGKEEEEIIVPAIQEAEKRGVMSFGPYAADGFFGSQMYDKFDGVLAMYHDQGLAPFKTLAMDDGVNYTAGLSIVRTSPAHGTAYDIAGQNVASEESFRQALYAALDIYRNRTRYREATANPLRKQYFDKGGDNEKLDLTKEEDE, from the coding sequence ATGGAAGAACGATTGGTTAAGGTGGGCATTACCCACGGAGATATAAATGGTATCGGTTACGAGGTGATACTGAAAACATTGTCGGATACTCGTATAACCGAACTTTGCACGCCGGTCATTTACGGTTCGTCGAAGATCGCCGCTTATCACAGAAAGGCCTTGGAGCTGCCCGCTGTAAATTTGAGTATCATTGCACAGGCTGAAGATGCCGGAGTAAACCGGGTGAACGTTATCAATTGTGTGGATGACGAGACTAAAGTTGAGTTGTGTCAATCTACAACTGTTGCTGGCGAAGCCGCTTATCTGGCTCTGGAGGCTGCCGTTACCGACTTGAAACGTGGTGCGGTGGATGTATTGGTAACAGCTCCTATCAATAAACACAATATACAGAATGAACAATTTCATTTTCCCGGTCACACAGAATACCTGGAGCAATGTTTCGGAGGTTTGGGAAAAAAGGCATTGATGATTCTGATGAAAGATAATCTTCGTGTTGCGCTGGTGACGGGACATATTCCATTGGCCCAGGTCGCATCAAAGATTACTGTTGAAGATATTGTGTCCAAATTGCGTATTTTTAATCAGTCTCTTAAGCAGGATTTCGGAATCGTGCGTCCTCGTATAGCAGTCCTTTCATTAAATCCGCATGCTGGAGATGCCGGATTGTTAGGTAAGGAGGAGGAAGAAATAATTGTCCCGGCTATCCAGGAAGCAGAGAAGAGGGGGGTGATGTCTTTCGGACCGTATGCTGCTGATGGCTTCTTTGGTTCGCAAATGTACGATAAATTCGATGGTGTACTGGCTATGTATCACGATCAGGGTTTGGCTCCCTTTAAAACGTTGGCGATGGATGATGGTGTTAATTATACGGCAGGTTTATCGATCGTACGGACTTCACCGGCTCATGGTACGGCTTATGATATTGCCGGTCAGAATGTAGCCTCTGAAGAATCTTTCCGTCAAGCTTTATATGCTGCTTTGGATATTTACCGGAACCGTACTCGTTATCGGGAGGCAACAGCCAACCCGCTACGCAAGCAGTATTTCGATAAGGGAGGCGACAATGAAAAGCTCGACCTGACCAAAGAGGAAGACGAATAA
- a CDS encoding adenylyltransferase/cytidyltransferase family protein: MFKDKTIVYTSGTFDMFHYNHLRMINYARSLADILIVGVSTDELVSSYKAKPIIPFTERLQIIEALKTPDIVIPQHTLDHSEIVKKLNIDAFVVGDDWYGKYDYLKDLGVQVFYFPYGTGVSSSNLKKTIHDSYEANLKSQRQSKPESVKGFGEKE, from the coding sequence ATGTTTAAGGATAAAACGATTGTATATACATCAGGGACATTCGATATGTTCCATTACAACCATCTTCGGATGATAAACTATGCCCGCAGCCTTGCGGATATTTTGATTGTAGGGGTGAGTACGGATGAATTGGTGTCTTCTTATAAGGCGAAGCCGATCATTCCTTTTACAGAGCGTCTGCAAATTATCGAAGCATTGAAGACTCCCGATATTGTCATTCCACAACATACGTTGGATCATTCCGAAATAGTCAAAAAGCTGAATATCGACGCTTTTGTTGTGGGGGACGACTGGTATGGCAAGTATGATTATTTGAAGGACTTGGGCGTACAGGTGTTCTATTTCCCTTATGGGACGGGAGTGTCCTCTTCCAACTTGAAGAAAACGATCCATGATTCATACGAAGCGAATTTGAAGTCTCAGCGGCAGTCCAAACCTGAATCTGTTAAAGGCTTCGGTGAAAAAGAATAA